In a single window of the Branchiostoma floridae strain S238N-H82 chromosome 2, Bfl_VNyyK, whole genome shotgun sequence genome:
- the LOC118410036 gene encoding DNA-directed RNA polymerase III subunit RPC10-like yields the protein MLLFCPTCANLLVAEEGEKCYRFGCQTCPYIYNITHKISFKKYPKLKEVDDVLGGPEAWANVDSTEEKCPKCEHPRAYFMQIQTRSADEPMTTFYKCCSAECGHRWKD from the exons ATGCTTCTGTTTTGTCCCACTTGTGCAAACTTGCTGGTCGCAGAGGAGGGTGAAAAATGTTACAGATTCGGCTGTCAAACCTGTCCATACATATACAACATCACACATAAG ATTTCCTTTAAGAAGTACCCAAAGCTGAAGGAGGTGGACGATGTACTTGGAGGACCTGAGGCCTGGGCAAACGTAGACTCCACAGAAG AAAAGTGTCCAAAGTGCGAACATCCCAGAGCCTACTTCATGCAGATTCAGACCAGATCAGCAGACGAGCCAATGACCACGTTTTACAAGTGCTGTAGCGCGGAATGTGGCCATAGATGGAAAGACTAA